One genomic region from Nymphaea colorata isolate Beijing-Zhang1983 chromosome 10, ASM883128v2, whole genome shotgun sequence encodes:
- the LOC116262874 gene encoding growth-regulating factor 5-like isoform X2, whose translation MAGMKYEAWQRDKARALQSLWQQQTAEQSLSFYCTKDSATKKKHSTPLCLKSLCIITEIKRRQTTSGWASILLKDMINTRSRAPFTASQWQELEHQALIFKYMVAGVPVPPELLLPIRRSSDSFSPSLLHQNNWWGCLRMGFGRNEDPEPGRCRRTDGKKWRCSKDAFPDSKYCERHMHRGRNRSRKHVEVNSSSTAQSSSSFSSSFQALHASRSSSSPLTLGTGSYSSAYREYRYFNPLRQDINEHAFLSKGSGDSGASDASSQENQWSLAPLKLGTLDLKKESDGYTLQNGFPQFLKSEGISKQQHQYGFLSRDFMSEHSKDVKEEKVQEVQPLRCFFDDWPKTKDSWSCLPGDQSNDNSFTTTQLSISIPMASSDISFTNA comes from the exons ATGGCTGGCATGAAATATGAG GCATGGCAGAGAGACAAGGCCAGAGCGTTGCAGTCATTATGGCAGCAGCAAACAGCAGAGCAGAGTCTTAGTTTTTATTGCACCAAAGATTCTGCTACGAAGAAAAAACACAGCACGCCCCTCTGCTTGAAATCTCTCTGTATTATCACAGAGATTAAAAGAAGGCAGACTACCAGTG GTTGGGCATCGATTCTATTGAAGGACATGATCAACACGAGAAGCAGAGCCCCTTTTACTGCTTCGCAATGGCAAGAACTTGAGCACCAGGCTCTCATCTTTAAATACATGGTGGCTGGAGTCCCTGTTCCTCCTGAACTATTGCTGCCCATACGAAGAAGTTCTGATTCATTCTCCCCTTCCCTGCTTCACCAGAACAACT GGTGGGGTTGCTTGAGAATGGGTTTTGGCAGGAACGAAGACCCTGAGCCTGGCAGATGCAGGAGAACAGACGGAAAGAAATGGAGGTGCTCCAAGGATGCATTTCCGGACTCCAAGTACTGTGAGCGGCACATGCACAGAGGCCGGAACCGTTCAAGAAAGCATGTGGAAGTGAACTCTTCTTCAACCGCCCAGTcatcctcttctttttcatcctCGTTTCAAGCATTGCATGCCTCacgttcttcctcttcccctctAACGCTGGGCACAGGGTCATACTCTTCAGCGTACAGAGAATACAG GTACTTTAATCCACTGAGACAAGATATAAATGAACATGCCTTCCTGTCAAAGGGGTCAGGTGACTCAGGAGCCAGTGATGCTTCCTCTCAAGAGAACCAATGGAGCTTGGCACCGCTCAAACTTGGCACTCTTGATCTGAAGAAAGAGAGTGATGGTTATACCCTCCAGAATGGATTCCCACAGTTTCTGAAGAGTGAAGGGATCTCAAAACAGCAGCACCAGTATGGTTTTCTGAGCAGAGATTTTATGTCAGAGCATTCTAAAGACGTAAAAGAAGAGAAGGTGCAAGAAGTGCAGCCACTTCGGTGTTTCTTTGACGATTGGCCTAAGACCAAGGATTCATGGTCTTGTCTTCCTGGGGATCAGTCCAATGATAACTCTTTCACGACCACCCAGCTCTCAATCTCCATTCCCATGGCTTCTTCAGACATCTCATTTACCAATGCATGA
- the LOC116262874 gene encoding growth-regulating factor 5-like isoform X1 has product MAGMKYEAWQRDKARALQSLWQQQTAEQSLSFYCTKDSATKKKHSTPLCLKSLCIITEIKRRQTTSGWFFLPLTILFFPFVFLPFFTVFQSFSLGWASILLKDMINTRSRAPFTASQWQELEHQALIFKYMVAGVPVPPELLLPIRRSSDSFSPSLLHQNNWWGCLRMGFGRNEDPEPGRCRRTDGKKWRCSKDAFPDSKYCERHMHRGRNRSRKHVEVNSSSTAQSSSSFSSSFQALHASRSSSSPLTLGTGSYSSAYREYRYFNPLRQDINEHAFLSKGSGDSGASDASSQENQWSLAPLKLGTLDLKKESDGYTLQNGFPQFLKSEGISKQQHQYGFLSRDFMSEHSKDVKEEKVQEVQPLRCFFDDWPKTKDSWSCLPGDQSNDNSFTTTQLSISIPMASSDISFTNA; this is encoded by the exons ATGGCTGGCATGAAATATGAG GCATGGCAGAGAGACAAGGCCAGAGCGTTGCAGTCATTATGGCAGCAGCAAACAGCAGAGCAGAGTCTTAGTTTTTATTGCACCAAAGATTCTGCTACGAAGAAAAAACACAGCACGCCCCTCTGCTTGAAATCTCTCTGTATTATCACAGAGATTAAAAGAAGGCAGACTACCAGTGGTTGGTTCTTTCTACCACTGACcattcttttcttccccttcgttttccttcctttttttactGTCTTCCAGTCTTTCTCTCTAGGTTGGGCATCGATTCTATTGAAGGACATGATCAACACGAGAAGCAGAGCCCCTTTTACTGCTTCGCAATGGCAAGAACTTGAGCACCAGGCTCTCATCTTTAAATACATGGTGGCTGGAGTCCCTGTTCCTCCTGAACTATTGCTGCCCATACGAAGAAGTTCTGATTCATTCTCCCCTTCCCTGCTTCACCAGAACAACT GGTGGGGTTGCTTGAGAATGGGTTTTGGCAGGAACGAAGACCCTGAGCCTGGCAGATGCAGGAGAACAGACGGAAAGAAATGGAGGTGCTCCAAGGATGCATTTCCGGACTCCAAGTACTGTGAGCGGCACATGCACAGAGGCCGGAACCGTTCAAGAAAGCATGTGGAAGTGAACTCTTCTTCAACCGCCCAGTcatcctcttctttttcatcctCGTTTCAAGCATTGCATGCCTCacgttcttcctcttcccctctAACGCTGGGCACAGGGTCATACTCTTCAGCGTACAGAGAATACAG GTACTTTAATCCACTGAGACAAGATATAAATGAACATGCCTTCCTGTCAAAGGGGTCAGGTGACTCAGGAGCCAGTGATGCTTCCTCTCAAGAGAACCAATGGAGCTTGGCACCGCTCAAACTTGGCACTCTTGATCTGAAGAAAGAGAGTGATGGTTATACCCTCCAGAATGGATTCCCACAGTTTCTGAAGAGTGAAGGGATCTCAAAACAGCAGCACCAGTATGGTTTTCTGAGCAGAGATTTTATGTCAGAGCATTCTAAAGACGTAAAAGAAGAGAAGGTGCAAGAAGTGCAGCCACTTCGGTGTTTCTTTGACGATTGGCCTAAGACCAAGGATTCATGGTCTTGTCTTCCTGGGGATCAGTCCAATGATAACTCTTTCACGACCACCCAGCTCTCAATCTCCATTCCCATGGCTTCTTCAGACATCTCATTTACCAATGCATGA
- the LOC116262874 gene encoding growth-regulating factor 4-like isoform X3 — MINTRSRAPFTASQWQELEHQALIFKYMVAGVPVPPELLLPIRRSSDSFSPSLLHQNNWWGCLRMGFGRNEDPEPGRCRRTDGKKWRCSKDAFPDSKYCERHMHRGRNRSRKHVEVNSSSTAQSSSSFSSSFQALHASRSSSSPLTLGTGSYSSAYREYRYFNPLRQDINEHAFLSKGSGDSGASDASSQENQWSLAPLKLGTLDLKKESDGYTLQNGFPQFLKSEGISKQQHQYGFLSRDFMSEHSKDVKEEKVQEVQPLRCFFDDWPKTKDSWSCLPGDQSNDNSFTTTQLSISIPMASSDISFTNA; from the exons ATGATCAACACGAGAAGCAGAGCCCCTTTTACTGCTTCGCAATGGCAAGAACTTGAGCACCAGGCTCTCATCTTTAAATACATGGTGGCTGGAGTCCCTGTTCCTCCTGAACTATTGCTGCCCATACGAAGAAGTTCTGATTCATTCTCCCCTTCCCTGCTTCACCAGAACAACT GGTGGGGTTGCTTGAGAATGGGTTTTGGCAGGAACGAAGACCCTGAGCCTGGCAGATGCAGGAGAACAGACGGAAAGAAATGGAGGTGCTCCAAGGATGCATTTCCGGACTCCAAGTACTGTGAGCGGCACATGCACAGAGGCCGGAACCGTTCAAGAAAGCATGTGGAAGTGAACTCTTCTTCAACCGCCCAGTcatcctcttctttttcatcctCGTTTCAAGCATTGCATGCCTCacgttcttcctcttcccctctAACGCTGGGCACAGGGTCATACTCTTCAGCGTACAGAGAATACAG GTACTTTAATCCACTGAGACAAGATATAAATGAACATGCCTTCCTGTCAAAGGGGTCAGGTGACTCAGGAGCCAGTGATGCTTCCTCTCAAGAGAACCAATGGAGCTTGGCACCGCTCAAACTTGGCACTCTTGATCTGAAGAAAGAGAGTGATGGTTATACCCTCCAGAATGGATTCCCACAGTTTCTGAAGAGTGAAGGGATCTCAAAACAGCAGCACCAGTATGGTTTTCTGAGCAGAGATTTTATGTCAGAGCATTCTAAAGACGTAAAAGAAGAGAAGGTGCAAGAAGTGCAGCCACTTCGGTGTTTCTTTGACGATTGGCCTAAGACCAAGGATTCATGGTCTTGTCTTCCTGGGGATCAGTCCAATGATAACTCTTTCACGACCACCCAGCTCTCAATCTCCATTCCCATGGCTTCTTCAGACATCTCATTTACCAATGCATGA
- the LOC126410430 gene encoding uncharacterized protein LOC126410430 isoform X2 yields the protein MIRLLVPWRETQQFDAGQLCVQLAIRILSQTCSATGCERNWSVFQHIHSKKRNRLEHKRLNDLVYVRYNMKLRQRQLETTSTRKHHNQYDPIFIDHFDILDSWVEEEPAAILYEDDLDFLNVEGAAEIVEEGEAGGGVQWNVGDIPFATEGIEEEVNEENEDDDEE from the exons atgatacggcttctggtaccatggcgagagacacagcagttcgatgcaggacaactatgcgtccag cttgcaattagaatcctcagtcaaacatgtagtgcaactggatgtgaaagaaattggagtgtatttcagcacatccatagtaagaagaggaataggctggaacataaaaggttgaatgaccttgtttatgttcgttataatatgaagttgagacaaag gcaactagaaacaacatctacgaggaagcatcacaatcaatatgatcctatcttcattgaccattttgatatattagattcttgggttgaagaagaaccagctgcaatactttatgaggacgatcttgattttttgaatgttgaaggagcagcagagattgttgaagaaggagaggctggggggGGGgtgcaatggaatgttggtgacattccatttgcaacagaggggatagaagaagaagttaatgaagaaaatgaagatgatgatgaagaatga
- the LOC126410430 gene encoding uncharacterized protein LOC126410430 isoform X1 — MEDAEEGYGDPHEREESEGEDVQLEQEDVGVSLGTTKGKGIMHGGSSSATATRKRRGATISSVSRGRGRSQGRTGGGRVPTMKSSNMSGSIKNFFPNYTAAGAQPEIRIAMQSKDIIEAADETIGRWFYDASIPFNAANSYHYQPIADAIASVGRGYKMPSFHKLRGCSVMADGWTDIKNRTLVNFLVYCPLGTMFLKSVDLFDTPCVVWDF, encoded by the exons atggaagatgcggaggaaggatatggggacccacatgaaagagaagaaagtgaaggtgaagatgttcaacttgaacaagaagatgttggtgtcagtttgggaacaactaaagggaaaggcatcatgcatgGAGGTAgttcttctgcaactgcaaccagaaaaagaagaggtgcaacaataagttcagtttcacgaggacgtggcagaagtcagggtcgtactggtggtggtagagtacctactatgaagtcgagcaatatgtctggttcgatcaagaatttttttcccaattatactgctgctggtgctcagcctgagattcgtatagccatgcaatcaaaggatattattgaagcagcagatgaaaccataggaaggtggttctatgatgcatccattcccttcaatgcagcaaactcttatcattatcagcctatagcagatgcgattgctagtgtagggcgagggtataaaatgccctcttttcataaattgcgag gatgcagtgtaatggcagatgggtggacagacatcaagaacagaacattggtaaacttccttgtatattgccctcttggtactatgttcttaaaatctgttgatttgtttgatactccatgtgttgtttgggatttttga